From the genome of Acetomicrobium sp. S15 = DSM 107314:
GGGCTTGCCCCTATCTTGGTAGCTCAAGTTTTGAGCATGGTGAAGACTATAAGAGAGCAGGGGGTCACCGTGTTGCTGGTGGAGCAGAACGTAAGACAGTCGCTATCTTTAGCTGACCGAGGCTATGTCTTGGAAAACGGCAGAATAGTAATGGAAGGGCCTTCGGCAGCACTCCTCGCCGATGACCGCTTGAGGCAGGCCTACCTCGGTATGTAGTGGCGCCGGATTCAAATAATCGCCCGTTTCTAAGGCCGCGATAGCCAGCGATCGGCAAAATAAGGCGTCATCAGTCAAGCTGGGAGCGAGCTAATGGTGTCACATTATGCCATTCAGCCTATGCAAGCCCGTTCTCTATTCATTGCCATCGAAGTTGCCTGGGGCGTCATAGATTTTCGCAGCGATCCCTCTCTTTGAGCTGTTTTTGCCCCTCTTGAGCATCTGGCAAGCGCTGCACAAGAGGGGTTATAGTTAAGTGCATAAATATCCATAATTAAAGGCTATTCTGGATAGGAATTTCGCTGCCCATGACTTAGTAAAGCTCAGCTTCTGGGAGAGCCTGCAGAAACTGCTCCCTATTATCTCTTTCAGTTCATCGACATGCTTAACGAAGCTCACGGAAATGACCCTCTTTATAGCCTTCCAAATGAATTCTATGGGATTGAGATCTGGAGAATACGGCGGCAGATATACGAAGTATATCCCCATCTCCTGGGCCCTCCGCCTTACCTTCATGCTTCTGTGGGTGGAGAAGTTGTCCAGGACTACGATGACGGCCTTGTATTCCTCGTTACGTCGCCTTACCTCTTCCAGAAAGTCGAGGAATCGCTCTATCTTAGAATCGATGGCGAACTCCCAAACTGCCTCTCCTCTCAATGGGTAAAAGCCCATGGTATTGGCTCTCATCTTCTGGGTATTTTTCCTCACCCCTACTTTGCCTGAGCTCCATACCCTTACCGTATTGGCTGTAAGTTGCGGAGATCTCTCATCGGCAAAGCCGATGGCTATCTCCTCAAACCTGTAGCCTTTTGCCTCTATAAGATATTTGTAGGTCAACTCCAATTGCTCCTTGAGAGACTCCTCTGCATTATCGGGTCTTCGATAATCCTTTGGATAGGGTTTAGCGAAGTTCAACCTAAGTTTGTGCTTTAGAATCCTCCTCACCTGATGCTCCGACAGCTTCACTCTAAATTCCTCCAGGATAAGCCTTACAACTTCTTGGGTCTGCCAAAACTCCTTTCTCTTGAGTAGCTCCTCGAGCTTTTTTAATTCTTCAGGCGTAAGCTTGGAAGGCCTGCCCCTTTTTGAACCCTCTTTAGAGGCTATTCCTTCATATCCTGCGCTGTTCCACTTCCTTATCCACTCATATGCTGTAGGGTGAGGCAGGAGGAATATCTGTGTAGCCTGCTCAAATGGGAGCTTCAGGTTTGCTACAGCGTTCAAGAACGCGAGTTTCCTCCAAATGCCCCAGTCCTCTTCCTTTTCCAATAATTCCTTTACGAGTTGAGGATCTTTAACTGCTATCCTTTCACCTTTCATAATGGTCTCATTATAGTAATTATGGAGATTTTTGCAAGATACTATAAAAACACAAAAGCAAAGACTTGACCTCGAGGGTCAGTTTTGGGGCTGAGCTATGTCTATGTATCTCTCCATGTGAGAGAGGGCATAATTCTCTGCTTCCTTCGAGACCTCGTCCATGTCTATGAAAAAGCCCTGGGGGAACAATGCTCCCCAGCCATAGGGAGGATTATCCGTCCAGCGTATGAGGCCGAACGATTTTAGCATGTTGAGTTGATCGGCGATGATATCGTTATAAGCAGCTATCAAGCCGGCAATCCTTATTATGACATTGTCGAGGGGCTCCATGATCTCCTCTGGGACAAATTCCGCGCCGTCCAAAAACTCATCTGCTATTGATTTGATGGCTATTTTCATGCCTGCGTAGTTTGCAAGGGTTTTAAAGACTGAATTGCGCCATGAAGCTATGAGTGCCCTAGCCGGCTCGTCATCTGAGATACAACTGTTTGCGTACCAGCTATCCTCAATTCCCTTTTCTTTTAGAGAAGAGATTGGAACGGGAATGGAGAGTTGCATTTTAGTCGTTGCCAAGATGCCTTGCTCGCGAGACGCTTGGAGGTTTAGTGCCTCTCGGGGCAATTTTACCAGATGGATTTGCTCAGGCTCGATCTCGTGTTCGATGGTGAAGACATTGAAACCGGCTATCTTTGCCGTTTCATCGCTTTCATGTTCTTCAATCCAATTGTTCCATGACCGTATCATTATGCCCTTTTCCCTTTGAAAGTCTCCTTCGTTGAGGTATCGTTCTTCTTTGCTGAAGTAATCATCTATGGAGACATATGCCCTCCCATCGATGACGCGCTCCTCCAGCTCTAAGGATGCAAGATGCCTTTTTGCCTCTAAGAGGATGGCGTATTGCGTCTCTTTGTCTAAGATTTCGGGCTCCTCCTCCTCCTCCTCCTCTTCTTCTTCTTCTTCTTCTTCTTCGTCGTCGTCGAATTCTTCTTCGGTCGCACTTTCAGCGTAGTCCTCTTCAGACAAGGAGTCGTCCTCGGATTCTTTTTCGTCTTCTTTTAGCTTGAATATGATTGGCCATGCAAGAGGATTATTTTCTTCCAAATAAACTGTTTCATACCTTCTGTCCAGAAGGATTTTGACCCACTCGAGCAGCTCAAGGGCTGCCTTGTCTATCCATTTTTCTTCGATCAAGGGTATATTCGCCATGAAGTAATTGGGGAAATCGTCCGGCTGCAATATCTCACCTGTTTCGAATACGCCGGCATGCGAAAGTGATTCCACCTCTTTCACCAAAGCCTCGACAGCCCTGTCGAATTCTTCGTCCCTTACGTCTGCAAGGCCGTGAGTGAAGTCTCTTTTGTTTAGGAAGTCGTCAAAGGCTTCGGGAGATTCGAAGATCGAACGCGCTTCTTCTATCTCTTCGCTAAAAATGCTTTCCGCGCCGCTCTCTGAGGGGTTAGAAGCACGCAGCAGGTGTAGCCATCGTAATGGTATTTCCTTCTTGCCCTCCATTACGAAGCTTTCTTTTACCATATACGGCAATATCCTTTCTTTCATTTCATTACAAGGCTCCAGGGCATGTTCATTGAGGCTCAAAAGTAGATCGGCCATTCCTTCGGAGAGCGGGTATGGCATGCTCGACAGGGATTCAAACGTTAGCCTGGCTAATTCAGAGGTCGTCAAGGCTCCAACGATCCTCTTGAACTTTTCCACAAGCAGCGCTGTTTCGAGGCTCATCTCTCTGCGCTTTTTATCGATTTCCTCATTTATGCTGTAGATCAAGGAACCCACGAATTCGATCTGCGGCTTCAGTTCGTTGAATGCTTGCTTTACAGCCTTAGGCCCCTTACCCTTCTGTTCTCTCATGAGGGCCTTTATGATTTTTTCTCCCAGAGTCTCTACGGAATCGTCGGATTTTTTATCTTTAGGCTCAGGGGCCAACATGGTCTCGCTGAGCCATTCCTTAACGGCCTCTTTCACTATCGGAGATATATCATTACCGCTGGTAAACGCCCCAAGTTTGCCCAAGGGATCCACTCCTTCGTTGACTTTCGGTGAATTTTGCCTATTGTAAAACTTTCGAGGTTAGAATACAAATAACGAGTCGGCTTAAATTGTAGAAGGGGATGAAATCATGGAACGCAATGTCGCATTAAAAGAACGTGCTGCTGAGCCGTATGCGATCGAGGTTTCGCCGGACGTTACGCTCACTCTCTTGGATTTGCCTGTGGATATGGAAGGGTTTCACCATTTCATAGGTATATGGCTGATCCAAGACCGGCATTTAGGCAGGACGCTTCTCGTAGATGTGGGGCCCGCCTCGGCATCGCCCCTGCTTCTGGAACGGCTTTCGGATCTGGGCGTTCGCGCAGTCGACTTTTTGCTTTTGACCCACGTGCACATCGACCATGCTGGTGGAGTCGGACACCTGGCGAAAGCCTTCCCAGGCCTCAAGGTGGTTGCTCCCGAAAAGGGAAAACGCCACCTGGTCGATCCTTCTGTTCTTTGGGAGGGGAGTTTAAAGACCTTGGGAAAGGTGGCCGAGATCTACGGCAAGATGATACCGTTGCCGGGAGACCGCCTCATAGAAGGCTTAGAGGGAGTTACACCGATAGACACGCCGGGGCATGCTCCTTATCATAACTCTTATGTTTATGCCGCCTCTGGGCGCAAAATCCTCTTCCCAGGCGAGGCAGCAGGTGTGTTTCTGCCCAAGGGCTTAGCATATCCGGACGGGACATCGACCGACTTTCCTTACATTCGTCCGGCCACGCCGCCCAAATTCTTCTTCGATGTCACATTAGAATCACTGAAGAAAGTGGAAGCCGTGGGCGCTGAGTGGATATGTTACCCCCATTTCGGTCCCTCTCATGAGCCGGAAACCCTCCTGCGCCTTCACGAAGAGCAACTCTTTCGATTTAAAGATACCACAATTCATGTGGTGAAAGAAGGCGCAGGAGAGGGTGAACAGGCGGTCGAGATCATCTTATTAAGACTGCTCGAGGAAGACCCCTTGCTCTCCGAGTTTGCGCGTTTGCCGGAAGATATTCGCTCGAGAGAACGCTTCTTCTTGCAAAACAGCATAAGGGGCTTCCTCGACTACGTCCTAAGAGAAGGACCGAAAGCTTAGAGCGTCAAGGGTCCTTGGGACTCTTTGAGGTCAAGCCTTAACGGCTGCCTCTTGCAAGATTCGTGCGGCCCTCACCTGATTGAATATGCCACAAGGGCATAAGACGGCGAGTTCCTCAGCTGCTTTTTCTGCGGACTTCCTGCCCTTTTTGACCTCTTCCATTTTCTTTCGGATGAGGTTAGCAGCAATCATGTGGTGGCCGCACATAGAGGTTACGGCGAGCACGTCCTCCTCTGGGAGGAGGTCCTTCTTTCCCCAAACGCCCAAGGAGTAGTTTATGGTGTGAGGGGTAAGTTCTGCCTCCTCGCAAGACGGCAGGACCTCATCCAAAAGACCGCTTATGATGACCGAAAGACCTAAGTCCGCCTTCTTCATCTCCTTCAGGAATTCGACCACCTGTTCTCTTTTGGTAAAGACGCCCCTGATGCGCGATTGCCTTGAGAGGTTGGTCACTATTTCGTTCACTGGGCATTTCAGTTTGCAGCCCAATTTGACGTCTCCCCAGTTTTCTGAACCGCACTTTTCCGCTATGGTTATAGCTCGGCGCGCCTTCTCCTCGAAGTCAACATCGTTTATCCCCTTCGATTGATAGATGAACCATACGAAGTCGTTTCGTTGGGATTCTATGCTTCCGAACCTGTGCAGCGAGTGTGTCATATTCGCCTACCTCCTACTATTATGGGATGAGAGGCCTGCCCAGCCCTACGTTCACCTTGCCCCTGAAGGGCTTCGGTATGCCCAACTTCTCCAAAGTCTCGAAGAAGAAAGAGACTTCCTCCTGCTCTGCACGCGAGACTATTCCCAGGCAAAAGGTGGTCTCTATCTCTTTTTCTACGCGCTGTAAAGCCATTAAGACGTCTGGCAGTTTCTCCTTTGGGCATTTCCCCTCTATGATCACTGAGAGGACGTTTGTGTCCAAGGCCTCATCTATGAGTTTGCCGGTCTTTATATCGGTCATGAGCGTAGCCAGCGGTGTGATTTCCGGCCCTTCGAGCACAACTCCGGCTTGCGCTACGGCCATCGCCACTTTTTCGGCATCTCGCAGGCGGCAGCCGATTCCAGGGCGCCCCATGTCTATGCAGATGCCGAACTCTCCCCTTCCATATCGCCCGGTTACGTCGTTCGTTTTTGCCTCTTCGGTGCCCCTACCGGGAACGCCCGTCCCTTCACTCGTAACTGTGGGGTCCGAGATGACGTGTTGAAACTGCTTCATGAAGTTATCGAGACTGCTCTCTTCGATGGCGCCGACGGGGCACACTTTATTCCTTATGCACACGTAACAATTCGTGCAAATCCCTTCGTCGACATATACTTTCCTTTCTTCTGCCTCTTTTTTAAAGGCTTCGACCGGGCAGTAGGGTATACAGGTTGCACATCCCACGCAGAGTTTCCGGTTGATCTGAACCAATGCAATCCCTCCATATAGTTATATAGATTGTTGTCTTTTATTTCATATGAGCAAGAGTTGCAGCACATGCGTTTTGCAAGTGCTCCTTTAAGAGACGATCCGCCTCTTCTGTCTTTTTTTCTTTTATTGCTGCTACGATCTCTTTGTGCTCGGCGAGGGCTGCCTTGGGCCTCCCAGGAAGATGGAGCGATTGAAAGCGGAAGCGCTGGATGTTGTCCTGTAAGGTCTTGAGCAAGGTGCATAGGATACGGCTCTTGCTGGCCTGCGCAATAGCGTCGTGAAAGAGGGCGTTGGATTGTACTACTCCGTCCAAGTCGCCGGAGGCTGCGGTTTCCTCCATCCTTAAGATCGCTTCGTCCAGTTTTTGTATGTCGTCTTCATCGGCATTTTCGATAGCCCATCTTGCTGCCAATCCTTCGAGTTCGGCCCTGATCGAGTAAAGTTGGACTATCTCTTCTTTGTCGGCCCTGGATACTACCACTCCTTTCCTAGGGATGCTGACGACGAAGCCTTCCGCCTCGAGCCTCCTGATGGCTTCCCTAACGGGGGTGCGGCTAACGCCCATCTCCTGGGCCAACGTTTGCTCGACGAGTTTTTCCCCCGGCTTGAAGTGTCCCTTTATGATGGCTTCCTTTATTTTCTCAAAGGCTGCCTCTCTCGCGTTCTTGTAATCCCTGATCTTGAGATCTACAGTATCCACCTTCTTTCACCTACCTAGGATACAATATTCGCTACTCCAGTTTATTGTATCCACGCAGGGGGCATTTGTCAACATAGCTTTATATGGTTTTGCTGATAATTAGGGGAATTTGAGATGAGTTTCAGTAAGCTTCACTCTGCTAAAACCGTAACCTCAAGCTGTCCAGGCTACTGCCGCATGACCTCTAGTGGGAGTTCGTCTTGGCCGGGCCTCAAAACGGCGTGACGGTTGACTGTATCCGAATAAATGTTTTGCGGCGGCATCGCAAATTATTTAAAATGCCTGCGATGCCGCCGCTTTACTGTGTAAGTCTTAATGCTTGAGGCTCAGTTCGTGGCAGTTTGATCTTATGGTGACTATTAGCGTGTGTGTGTCGGAATCGAAAGTTATGAACTCCACAATTCCCGAGATGGGCGAGTGCACCGTCTCCAGCGTATTGAGCTCCTTTCCCACAGGGTCGCCTTCCGCGACGTGGACACCCGAAAGGACGCGCACGCCTGCGGTGGCGTCGACTCGGACGTTAACGCGCCTCATTTTGATATAGCACCAACTGCGGTTAATTCCTTCTCGCCCAAGTTTATCGCAAATGACCGATCCGACAATTCTCCTACCTGTTCTGCGCCCGTCTTGGTCTCTTCGGCCTTGACGAGCTCAGTCTTAGCCATCTCGCGCACCAACGAATCTGGGTACCAAAACGTGTTTACTGAGAGTTTATCGCCTGATAGCTCCATAACGCGGTAGGCAAGCGGATAACTGGATATCGCTGGGGATGAGATATCATAGAGGCCATCTTCTTTGGTGATGTCTGTCACATGGAGGTGGCCGGTTATGACCGTCTTGACTCCGCCCTCGCGGAGGATTTTCTTGACGGCGTCGGCGTTTTCCGCGTAGTTTCTGGGGTCATCCTTGCCCTCGTGCTTTATGAGCGCGTGGTGCACCATGACTATCACCTTTTTGTCCTTATTTGCCTTAAGCTCTTCTTCAAGCCACTTGAGCTGTTCGTCGCTTACTTTGCCGCCCCAGGAGTTGGAAAATTTAGGATCTGAAGCCGAGTCCAGCCCTATTAACTGAAGGCCAGGAACAGGATCTACGCTGTACC
Proteins encoded in this window:
- a CDS encoding glycine cleavage system protein H, which translates into the protein MRRVNVRVDATAGVRVLSGVHVAEGDPVGKELNTLETVHSPISGIVEFITFDSDTHTLIVTIRSNCHELSLKH
- a CDS encoding indolepyruvate ferredoxin oxidoreductase subunit alpha; amino-acid sequence: MVQINRKLCVGCATCIPYCPVEAFKKEAEERKVYVDEGICTNCYVCIRNKVCPVGAIEESSLDNFMKQFQHVISDPTVTSEGTGVPGRGTEEAKTNDVTGRYGRGEFGICIDMGRPGIGCRLRDAEKVAMAVAQAGVVLEGPEITPLATLMTDIKTGKLIDEALDTNVLSVIIEGKCPKEKLPDVLMALQRVEKEIETTFCLGIVSRAEQEEVSFFFETLEKLGIPKPFRGKVNVGLGRPLIP
- a CDS encoding FCD domain-containing protein, translated to MDTVDLKIRDYKNAREAAFEKIKEAIIKGHFKPGEKLVEQTLAQEMGVSRTPVREAIRRLEAEGFVVSIPRKGVVVSRADKEEIVQLYSIRAELEGLAARWAIENADEDDIQKLDEAILRMEETAASGDLDGVVQSNALFHDAIAQASKSRILCTLLKTLQDNIQRFRFQSLHLPGRPKAALAEHKEIVAAIKEKKTEEADRLLKEHLQNACAATLAHMK
- a CDS encoding IS630 family transposase, giving the protein MKGERIAVKDPQLVKELLEKEEDWGIWRKLAFLNAVANLKLPFEQATQIFLLPHPTAYEWIRKWNSAGYEGIASKEGSKRGRPSKLTPEELKKLEELLKRKEFWQTQEVVRLILEEFRVKLSEHQVRRILKHKLRLNFAKPYPKDYRRPDNAEESLKEQLELTYKYLIEAKGYRFEEIAIGFADERSPQLTANTVRVWSSGKVGVRKNTQKMRANTMGFYPLRGEAVWEFAIDSKIERFLDFLEEVRRRNEEYKAVIVVLDNFSTHRSMKVRRRAQEMGIYFVYLPPYSPDLNPIEFIWKAIKRVISVSFVKHVDELKEIIGSSFCRLSQKLSFTKSWAAKFLSRIAFNYGYLCT
- a CDS encoding MBL fold metallo-hydrolase; this translates as MERNVALKERAAEPYAIEVSPDVTLTLLDLPVDMEGFHHFIGIWLIQDRHLGRTLLVDVGPASASPLLLERLSDLGVRAVDFLLLTHVHIDHAGGVGHLAKAFPGLKVVAPEKGKRHLVDPSVLWEGSLKTLGKVAEIYGKMIPLPGDRLIEGLEGVTPIDTPGHAPYHNSYVYAASGRKILFPGEAAGVFLPKGLAYPDGTSTDFPYIRPATPPKFFFDVTLESLKKVEAVGAEWICYPHFGPSHEPETLLRLHEEQLFRFKDTTIHVVKEGAGEGEQAVEIILLRLLEEDPLLSEFARLPEDIRSRERFFLQNSIRGFLDYVLREGPKA